From Methanocella paludicola SANAE, a single genomic window includes:
- a CDS encoding FKBP-type peptidyl-prolyl cis-trans isomerase: MQSKRYIWAILLVLSIALVAGCTGTTEKTVAKNDTVTVDYIGMFDNGTIFDTSIESVARESGIYDEYLTYEPITFTAGAGDVIEGFDDAVIGMKLNESKNVTISPDLAYGDYDPSLIQPVNMTDLLANNITPHVNDTLYYGMQPVTVYAIPNNTTVLIDFNYPLAGKTLHYQIMVRNITSASSS, encoded by the coding sequence ATGCAAAGCAAACGATATATCTGGGCCATTCTACTGGTCCTGTCAATAGCGCTGGTAGCCGGATGCACGGGGACGACCGAAAAGACCGTGGCGAAGAACGATACGGTCACCGTCGATTACATCGGGATGTTCGATAACGGCACGATCTTCGATACTTCCATTGAGTCGGTGGCAAGGGAATCCGGGATATACGACGAGTACCTGACCTATGAGCCGATCACGTTCACGGCAGGCGCAGGGGACGTCATCGAGGGCTTCGACGATGCGGTCATCGGCATGAAGCTGAATGAGTCTAAGAACGTCACGATATCGCCGGACCTGGCGTACGGCGACTACGACCCGTCGCTCATCCAGCCAGTGAACATGACCGACCTGCTGGCGAATAACATCACTCCGCACGTCAACGACACGCTCTACTACGGGATGCAGCCGGTGACGGTCTACGCGATACCGAACAATACGACGGTGCTCATAGACTTCAACTACCCGCTTGCCGGAAAGACGCTGCACTACCAGATCATGGTGCGCAATATTACGTCTGCGAGCTCCAGCTGA